In the bacterium genome, one interval contains:
- a CDS encoding glycoside hydrolase family 38 C-terminal domain-containing protein, producing the protein MQIEEVLVLHHSHLDVGYTHTQPIVWELQREFIDQALELLEATAGWDELSAPKWTIEVTAQVQKWLESADEGAIARLKRFLAQGRVGLSGLEFNTTPLCSAEQFVKQLEPIQRLRRLLGAEIRTANQHDVDGIPWSAVDLLADAGIELLIMAVNIHLGGPVAKRPSVFRWQGPSDREILVMNGAHYTMFDQLLSTWENSIERMQEGLARYLEHLAAMDYAHDFIYLTTAATPVCWDNSPPYLEVARLIREWNARGLQPRIRFITPNELLERIKLQPRDQYELLRGDWTDYWNFGCASTADVTRISRCAKQKLFKADLLEIQAPAPPAHYSGLATAAWRQLNLFDEHTWGSFNSMDPDNDFSKAQAAIKDHHAWQGHEIAEYLLVDRLEAFTGNAADADQQAGIAVFNFSGRPVREFVHIPEAWRAEGKRLRTARFGWEARINRPVAASLHGPVALPPWGWACIPFAELPTAEPDPSLLEGEIAHESVARHLNTLEKTAKREVMRFIESAYYRLEYDPATGRIIRLFDKINHRELLDASSRYTFFQFVRERPDPLFREDRRAYYARELEKEMYDVSCWNSDWHRIIETAARCLGCRVERTAAGITLILRFEAPGVENFTQRIMLHALKPLITLNAAFHKQEVRTPESLYFAFPLPLAEGWRCHFDSAGVPVELDAEQLPGASRDWFTVESFVALHEKEYGLALFCPDAPMVQAGGFNFGRRSRAIAREKNPLLLAWPLNNYWDTNFRPAQPGFISLTWHMASFAVFDAAALKQEAEGLKAGVEVHPALVMPKPREGRWFEFSDARVQLLHARRSADGQGMVLRLVSYAEQELEVSVSVVRMTRAERVTVLEEKLEELPVADGRFSLRMPTRAIVSVRLLP; encoded by the coding sequence ATGCAGATCGAAGAGGTTCTCGTCCTCCACCACAGCCATCTCGATGTCGGCTACACCCACACCCAGCCCATCGTCTGGGAGTTGCAGCGCGAATTCATCGACCAGGCCCTGGAACTCCTCGAGGCCACTGCCGGGTGGGATGAGCTTTCCGCCCCCAAATGGACCATCGAGGTGACCGCCCAGGTGCAGAAATGGCTCGAAAGCGCCGATGAGGGGGCCATCGCCCGCCTCAAGCGTTTTCTCGCCCAGGGCCGGGTCGGACTTTCGGGCCTCGAGTTCAATACCACGCCCCTCTGTTCAGCGGAGCAGTTCGTCAAACAGCTCGAACCGATCCAAAGGTTGCGCCGGCTCCTGGGTGCCGAGATCCGCACCGCCAACCAGCACGACGTCGACGGCATCCCCTGGAGCGCGGTCGACCTTCTCGCCGATGCCGGCATCGAGCTGCTGATCATGGCGGTCAACATCCACCTTGGTGGGCCGGTCGCCAAGCGCCCCTCGGTCTTCCGCTGGCAGGGCCCATCCGACCGCGAGATCCTGGTCATGAACGGGGCCCACTATACCATGTTCGATCAGCTCCTCTCCACCTGGGAGAACTCGATCGAGCGGATGCAGGAGGGGCTGGCGCGCTACCTCGAGCACCTCGCCGCCATGGACTACGCCCACGATTTCATCTACCTGACCACCGCGGCCACACCGGTTTGCTGGGACAATTCGCCCCCCTACCTCGAAGTCGCCCGGCTGATCCGCGAGTGGAACGCCCGCGGTCTCCAGCCCAGGATTCGCTTCATCACCCCCAACGAACTGCTCGAGCGCATCAAACTTCAGCCGCGCGACCAGTACGAACTCTTGCGCGGCGACTGGACCGATTACTGGAATTTCGGCTGCGCCAGCACCGCCGATGTCACCCGGATCTCGCGCTGTGCCAAACAAAAGCTCTTCAAGGCCGATCTGCTCGAAATCCAGGCGCCGGCACCCCCCGCGCATTACTCCGGCCTCGCCACCGCGGCCTGGCGCCAGCTCAACCTCTTCGACGAACACACCTGGGGCTCTTTCAACTCGATGGACCCTGACAACGATTTCTCCAAGGCCCAAGCCGCCATCAAAGACCACCACGCCTGGCAGGGCCACGAAATCGCCGAGTATCTGCTCGTCGACCGCCTTGAAGCCTTCACCGGCAATGCGGCGGACGCGGACCAACAGGCGGGGATCGCCGTTTTCAATTTCAGCGGCCGGCCGGTGCGGGAGTTCGTGCACATCCCGGAGGCCTGGCGCGCCGAGGGCAAACGGCTGCGCACCGCTCGCTTCGGCTGGGAGGCCCGCATTAATCGGCCCGTCGCCGCGTCCCTCCATGGCCCGGTGGCCCTGCCGCCTTGGGGCTGGGCCTGCATCCCTTTTGCAGAGCTGCCCACAGCCGAACCGGATCCTTCCCTGCTGGAAGGCGAGATTGCCCACGAAAGCGTGGCGCGCCATCTCAATACCCTCGAAAAAACCGCCAAGAGGGAGGTGATGCGCTTCATCGAGTCGGCGTACTACCGCCTCGAGTACGATCCCGCCACCGGACGGATCATCCGGCTTTTCGACAAAATCAATCACCGCGAGCTGCTCGATGCCTCCTCGCGCTATACCTTTTTCCAGTTCGTCCGGGAGCGCCCGGATCCCCTGTTTCGAGAGGACCGGCGCGCCTATTACGCCCGCGAGCTCGAGAAGGAGATGTACGACGTCTCCTGCTGGAACAGCGACTGGCACCGGATCATTGAGACCGCCGCAAGATGCCTAGGCTGTAGGGTCGAGCGCACCGCCGCGGGGATCACCCTGATCCTGCGCTTTGAAGCCCCGGGGGTGGAAAATTTCACCCAGCGGATCATGCTCCACGCCCTCAAGCCGCTCATCACGCTGAATGCCGCGTTTCACAAGCAGGAGGTGCGCACACCGGAGTCACTCTACTTCGCCTTTCCCTTGCCGCTGGCGGAGGGCTGGCGCTGCCATTTCGACAGCGCCGGCGTACCGGTGGAGCTCGACGCGGAGCAACTGCCGGGGGCGAGCCGCGACTGGTTCACGGTCGAGTCGTTCGTCGCCCTGCACGAAAAAGAGTACGGTCTCGCGCTCTTCTGTCCGGACGCCCCGATGGTCCAGGCAGGGGGATTCAATTTCGGCCGGCGCAGCCGGGCGATCGCGCGGGAGAAAAATCCCCTCCTTCTTGCCTGGCCGCTCAACAACTACTGGGATACCAATTTCCGGCCCGCCCAGCCGGGATTCATCTCCCTGACCTGGCATATGGCCAGTTTTGCCGTATTTGATGCTGCCGCGCTCAAACAGGAAGCGGAGGGATTGAAAGCGGGAGTGGAGGTTCATCCGGCCCTGGTGATGCCGAAACCGCGGGAGGGACGCTGGTTCGAGTTCTCCGACGCGCGGGTGCAGCTGCTGCACGCCCGCCGTTCCGCCGACGGGCAGGGGATGGTACTGCGGTTGGTCAGTTATGCAGAGCAAGAGCTGGAGGTGTCGGTTTCTGTAGTGAGGATGACGCGTGCAGAGCGGGTGACGGTTCTGGAGGAGAAGCTCGAGGAGTTGCCGGTTGCGGATGGCCGCTTTTCGCTGCGGATGCCCACCCGGGCGATCGTCTCGGTGCGGCTTTTGCCCTGA
- a CDS encoding family 20 glycosylhydrolase has protein sequence MIPFSQRTFYPAGRLWFKAFLLVMILLPCMNYAAGEAALLPKPQKVILTTDRFYYAVSDPCLDPRVKWITADSIAGVTMNRKEAYRLIVRSDSVLVTAAGDEGFFRAAATMRQLVNRDQKGSNMAGCSITDWPAFRIRGFMHDCGRSFIPVEELKKEVEILSGFKINTFHWHLTEDIAWRLASDIYPGLTAEAVALRDKQGYYSREAVKDFIAFCKAHFVEVIPEIDMPGHSAAFTRATGQTMQSVEGKKIVRELLVEACRLFEGGYFHVGTDEAAISSPDFVSEMMQVVRDCGKEVIGWLPGAPMDQMAVRQLWADVSLPQNTPVIDSRYRYLNHTDYYADLFAIYNARLCDSPSGSDLLAGGICSVWNDRKPASVEDILLSNAFYPVMLAFAERSWLGGGEDIKSRGVRMGLPGDPAFERFKDFEWRMMAVRDKFLCDVPFPYLPQTGIIWKISGPYPNGGDLSFAAPFEKALTADPGSISSSQKDFRPAAGAAIYLRHTWGEKVPAFYSDPQPDRTAYAFTWIYSPVDQKAGLHFSTHNYGRSELDMAPPKGEWDYKQSRIWLNGEQLHPPVWDNRGIKPDHETPYANENFWSRPPVPVTLAKGWNSLVIKLPVGRFSSPETRLVKWMFTAMITTPDGKGQPAGIVYSPERLRPEDKTRIACIGNSVTYGVGVAGRDTSAYPAVLQGMLGDKYTVGNFGRSGATLLKKGFRPYYRTEESMAALSFRPDIAVIHLGLNDTDPRAWPDYRDEFISDYLWLIDTLRSVGTKEFYIAKLSPIFNGHKRFKAGTRDWYWQIQERIEEVARLSGATLIDFNAPLKNRPDLLPDNLHPDKRGAAMLAATVFSALTGHYGGLQLPQAWSDGMVLQHDRRTRLRGRADRGEKVQVYMAGKKYSAVASATGAWEVSLDPVQAGGPYKLFATTAKDTVIIKDILAGEVWLCSGQSNMEWPTGSAAGWEGIRESVSDENLRIINFRHKPLAWDVPWDSLALAQVNNLEYFEGGSWNAASAATVKDFSAVAYYFGRKLREELGVPVGLIEMAVGGSPAEAWIERKALELHPQLVDLLYDYRKSEFRDPWVSKVMTANLQRTDNPRQRHPFEPAYLFEAGLSRLAGFPIRGFIWYQGESNANFSELYQVMLPEMVKNWRASWADSTLPFYFAQLSSLNRPAWPEFRDVQRRLALRIPYSGLVVTTDVGHPTDVHPRDKKSVGDRFAFLALKEIYRRDSFARSPEPVKAARKGDKVIVSFRYAGKLKTSDGMPVREIEVSRSGEFFEPASATIHGDRILIASAGAVSVRYGWKPFSGGNLTGASGLPVPTFKLRVE, from the coding sequence ATGATTCCATTCTCCCAGAGGACATTCTATCCCGCAGGCCGGCTTTGGTTCAAAGCATTCCTGCTGGTGATGATCCTTCTCCCGTGCATGAACTACGCCGCAGGAGAAGCCGCCTTGCTGCCCAAACCGCAAAAAGTCATCCTGACGACCGACCGATTTTACTACGCCGTCAGCGATCCCTGCCTCGACCCGAGGGTAAAGTGGATCACGGCCGACTCGATCGCCGGGGTGACCATGAACAGGAAGGAAGCCTACCGCCTGATCGTGCGCTCCGATTCGGTTTTGGTGACCGCTGCCGGTGACGAGGGCTTCTTCAGGGCTGCGGCCACCATGCGACAGCTTGTAAATCGGGACCAGAAGGGCAGCAATATGGCCGGCTGCAGCATCACCGACTGGCCGGCGTTCCGGATACGGGGATTTATGCACGACTGCGGCCGGAGCTTTATTCCTGTAGAAGAACTCAAAAAGGAAGTCGAGATCCTTTCCGGGTTCAAAATCAATACCTTTCATTGGCATCTGACCGAGGACATTGCCTGGCGGCTTGCCAGCGATATCTATCCGGGACTCACTGCGGAAGCAGTTGCTCTCAGGGACAAGCAAGGATATTATTCCCGGGAGGCGGTCAAGGATTTTATCGCCTTCTGCAAAGCCCATTTTGTCGAGGTCATCCCGGAGATCGACATGCCCGGCCACAGCGCCGCATTCACCAGGGCGACGGGGCAGACCATGCAGTCGGTGGAGGGGAAGAAAATAGTCAGGGAATTGCTCGTCGAGGCCTGCCGGCTCTTCGAAGGCGGCTATTTTCATGTCGGCACGGATGAGGCGGCTATTTCCAGCCCCGATTTTGTCTCCGAAATGATGCAGGTGGTCAGGGATTGCGGCAAGGAGGTGATCGGCTGGCTTCCCGGTGCGCCTATGGATCAGATGGCCGTCCGCCAGTTATGGGCCGATGTATCCCTGCCGCAGAACACTCCGGTGATCGACTCGCGGTACCGTTACCTCAATCATACCGACTATTACGCCGACCTCTTTGCCATCTATAACGCACGTCTCTGCGACTCACCTTCAGGGTCCGATCTGCTGGCCGGGGGGATCTGCAGCGTCTGGAACGACCGGAAACCGGCATCGGTTGAGGATATTCTCCTCTCCAATGCCTTTTACCCGGTCATGCTCGCCTTTGCCGAGAGGTCATGGCTGGGCGGCGGCGAGGATATCAAGAGCCGCGGAGTGCGCATGGGCCTGCCGGGCGATCCCGCCTTTGAGAGATTCAAGGACTTTGAGTGGCGCATGATGGCGGTACGGGACAAATTCCTCTGTGATGTCCCGTTTCCCTACCTCCCACAGACCGGGATTATCTGGAAGATCAGCGGTCCATATCCCAATGGCGGTGACCTCTCCTTTGCTGCACCGTTCGAAAAGGCGCTGACCGCCGATCCGGGCAGCATCTCATCCTCGCAGAAGGATTTCAGACCGGCAGCGGGCGCCGCGATCTACCTCAGGCACACCTGGGGAGAAAAAGTGCCTGCCTTCTACTCCGATCCGCAGCCCGACCGGACGGCCTATGCCTTTACCTGGATTTACAGTCCGGTGGACCAGAAGGCCGGGCTCCATTTCAGTACCCACAACTATGGAAGGTCCGAGCTGGATATGGCGCCTCCTAAAGGGGAATGGGACTATAAACAGAGCCGGATATGGCTCAACGGAGAACAGCTTCACCCCCCGGTCTGGGATAACCGTGGCATCAAGCCTGATCATGAAACACCCTATGCCAATGAAAATTTCTGGAGCAGGCCGCCTGTGCCGGTCACGCTTGCAAAGGGATGGAACAGTTTGGTCATAAAGCTTCCGGTCGGCCGCTTTTCGTCCCCTGAAACCAGGTTGGTGAAGTGGATGTTCACCGCCATGATAACCACACCCGACGGCAAGGGCCAACCTGCCGGTATCGTCTATTCACCGGAAAGGTTACGGCCTGAGGATAAAACCAGGATCGCCTGCATCGGCAACTCGGTTACTTACGGAGTCGGTGTTGCTGGCAGGGACACCAGCGCCTATCCCGCTGTGCTGCAGGGCATGCTGGGCGACAAGTACACGGTAGGCAACTTCGGCCGGAGCGGCGCAACCTTGCTGAAGAAAGGATTCAGGCCCTATTACCGGACGGAAGAGTCCATGGCGGCGCTCTCTTTCAGACCGGATATCGCGGTCATTCACCTGGGTCTGAATGATACCGATCCCAGGGCCTGGCCGGATTATCGTGATGAGTTCATCAGCGATTACCTCTGGCTGATCGATACCCTCAGGTCTGTGGGCACAAAAGAGTTCTACATCGCCAAATTATCCCCGATTTTCAACGGCCACAAGCGCTTCAAGGCCGGTACGCGGGACTGGTACTGGCAGATACAGGAGAGAATAGAAGAAGTAGCCCGCCTCAGCGGGGCCACCCTGATCGATTTTAATGCGCCGCTGAAAAACCGGCCTGACCTGCTGCCGGACAATCTGCACCCGGATAAGCGGGGCGCCGCCATGCTTGCGGCAACGGTCTTTTCGGCCTTGACCGGCCACTATGGCGGCCTGCAGCTGCCGCAAGCATGGAGCGACGGGATGGTGCTGCAGCATGACCGCAGAACAAGACTGCGCGGCAGGGCGGACAGGGGTGAGAAAGTGCAGGTCTACATGGCCGGCAAAAAATACTCGGCTGTTGCTTCTGCAACCGGTGCATGGGAGGTCTCTCTCGATCCGGTGCAAGCAGGAGGTCCCTACAAACTTTTCGCCACGACGGCAAAGGATACCGTCATCATAAAAGATATCCTGGCCGGCGAAGTATGGCTCTGTTCGGGCCAGTCCAATATGGAATGGCCCACCGGCAGTGCTGCCGGATGGGAGGGGATCCGCGAGTCGGTTTCGGACGAAAATCTACGGATCATCAATTTTCGACATAAGCCGCTGGCGTGGGATGTGCCGTGGGATTCCCTTGCGCTGGCACAGGTCAACAACCTGGAGTACTTTGAGGGCGGCAGTTGGAATGCGGCCTCGGCTGCGACGGTAAAAGACTTTTCCGCGGTGGCCTATTATTTCGGCCGGAAGCTCAGGGAAGAGCTGGGAGTGCCGGTCGGGCTGATCGAGATGGCGGTGGGAGGCTCCCCGGCCGAAGCATGGATTGAAAGGAAAGCTCTCGAGCTGCATCCACAACTGGTTGACCTTCTTTATGACTACCGCAAGAGTGAGTTCAGGGATCCCTGGGTCAGCAAGGTCATGACCGCAAACCTGCAGCGGACGGATAATCCAAGACAGCGCCACCCCTTTGAGCCGGCTTACCTCTTTGAGGCAGGCCTTTCCAGGCTTGCAGGTTTTCCCATCCGGGGATTCATCTGGTACCAGGGCGAATCCAATGCAAATTTCTCCGAACTCTACCAGGTAATGTTGCCAGAGATGGTTAAAAACTGGCGGGCTTCGTGGGCGGATAGCACCCTGCCTTTTTACTTCGCCCAGCTTTCAAGTCTCAACCGGCCGGCATGGCCGGAGTTCCGTGATGTCCAGCGTCGGCTTGCTTTGCGGATACCTTACTCGGGCCTGGTAGTGACCACGGATGTGGGTCACCCGACCGATGTCCATCCCCGTGACAAAAAAAGTGTGGGCGATCGATTTGCCTTCCTGGCTTTGAAGGAAATCTACCGCAGGGATTCCTTCGCGAGAAGTCCTGAGCCAGTGAAGGCCGCCAGAAAGGGCGACAAGGTGATCGTCTCTTTCAGATATGCCGGCAAACTGAAGACCTCCGACGGCATGCCCGTGCGGGAGATCGAAGTTTCCCGTTCGGGTGAATTCTTCGAGCCGGCCTCCGCAACCATCCACGGCGACCGGATCCTCATCGCATCAGCCGGAGCCGTTTCGGTACGATACGGATGGAAGCCTTTCTCGGGAGGGAATCTGACCGGGGCATCAGGGCTTCCCGTGCCGACATTTAAGCTCAGAGTCGAGTGA
- a CDS encoding class I SAM-dependent methyltransferase, with amino-acid sequence MRKEQHPVNRLAWMALARTTGSELNRILAGHPGSTIVCLGCGLDRTFFRIGNGRLRWYDIDLPAVIYIRRRGMFCATIDNA; translated from the coding sequence GTGCGAAAAGAACAGCACCCCGTAAACCGGCTGGCCTGGATGGCTCTCGCCAGGACCACCGGCAGCGAACTCAATCGGATCCTCGCCGGGCACCCCGGGAGCACCATCGTCTGCCTGGGCTGCGGCCTTGACAGGACCTTCTTCCGGATCGGCAACGGCCGGCTCCGCTGGTACGACATCGATCTGCCCGCGGTGATTTACATCCGACGCCGCGGGATGTTCTGTGCAACGATTGATAATGCATGA
- a CDS encoding T9SS type A sorting domain-containing protein, with amino-acid sequence MRAMILVLFLTVAALAQPDTVRVAGDLPSGEGNLNRAIRTAAAANDLAHTAFLLERGGRYVLSESIIVPAGQRLTLIAPEPGQTPESRPPLLCWSAADNIDRRFLFDCFGDITLKNIWLFYATTAGWQTPSSLQIEDDPAADTSGKGEIGLFENVLFDYAGCPANASGAVGISAKHFHGTFRNCYFRNCADLHLSYYGRAVSFPFDTWGWHIDSLSFENCTFANLGYVYMQENDEYADFIQLNHCTILNTVMFPLERGMWHRLAVTNSIFFNTWMYGDIPAFTYPGRGPHGGTIEIDSLSQYPLSLPFAEEERHILFSHSSYFIETWLSDWMRDNPYSQDLRRQGEVLLIPHPQPMLNATTRAFFESERYPFINQACLHDSTDPEFITAPTNREAIKTFIYFKWFCCCDTNWAWEPLAALDGRWPLPEDLAYRNPDLLSAGMAGFPLGDLYHWFPDDYPRWLAQRESENQRISAWLESGIDPLPAAAAGRPLQPVACELFQNYPNPFNAITRIVFSVPVDGTFSLRLYTIAGQEAAVLFSGFRQAGTYSADLDGRGLASGIYLYQLQAHGNAWRGGELRSVVRKLALVR; translated from the coding sequence ATGCGCGCCATGATACTGGTACTGTTTCTCACAGTTGCAGCTTTGGCCCAGCCCGATACTGTGCGGGTCGCCGGCGATTTGCCTTCGGGCGAGGGGAATCTGAATCGCGCGATCCGCACCGCCGCTGCGGCGAATGACCTCGCCCACACTGCCTTTCTGCTCGAGCGCGGGGGCCGTTATGTTCTTTCGGAGAGTATCATTGTGCCGGCAGGCCAGAGGCTGACCCTAATCGCTCCGGAGCCCGGCCAAACCCCGGAATCCCGCCCGCCGCTCCTCTGCTGGAGTGCCGCGGACAACATCGATCGGCGGTTCCTTTTTGATTGTTTCGGCGATATCACCCTGAAAAATATCTGGCTCTTTTATGCCACCACAGCCGGCTGGCAGACGCCATCCAGCCTGCAGATCGAGGATGACCCGGCCGCCGACACTAGCGGCAAAGGTGAGATCGGCCTCTTCGAGAATGTTCTTTTCGACTATGCCGGCTGTCCCGCCAATGCCAGTGGTGCGGTCGGGATCTCGGCCAAACATTTCCATGGGACCTTCCGGAACTGTTATTTCCGCAACTGCGCCGATCTCCATCTCAGCTATTACGGCCGGGCGGTCTCTTTCCCCTTTGACACCTGGGGCTGGCATATTGACAGTCTCTCCTTCGAGAACTGCACCTTCGCCAATCTCGGCTATGTCTACATGCAGGAAAACGATGAGTATGCCGATTTCATCCAGCTGAATCACTGCACCATCCTGAATACCGTGATGTTCCCGCTTGAGCGAGGCATGTGGCACCGGCTCGCCGTAACCAACTCGATTTTTTTCAATACCTGGATGTACGGCGATATCCCCGCTTTTACCTATCCCGGCCGCGGGCCCCATGGCGGCACAATCGAGATCGACAGCCTTTCGCAGTATCCTCTATCGCTGCCATTTGCCGAGGAGGAACGGCACATCCTCTTTTCGCACAGCAGCTATTTCATCGAAACATGGTTGAGCGACTGGATGCGGGATAATCCCTACTCCCAGGACTTGAGGCGCCAGGGTGAGGTGCTGTTGATTCCACACCCGCAGCCTATGTTGAACGCCACAACCCGTGCTTTTTTCGAGTCGGAGCGGTATCCCTTCATCAACCAGGCCTGCCTCCATGATTCGACCGATCCGGAATTCATCACCGCCCCGACCAACCGGGAAGCGATCAAGACCTTCATTTATTTCAAGTGGTTTTGCTGCTGCGACACCAACTGGGCCTGGGAGCCGCTGGCCGCCCTCGACGGCCGCTGGCCGCTGCCGGAGGATCTCGCGTACCGCAATCCAGACTTGTTGAGCGCAGGCATGGCGGGATTCCCGCTCGGGGACCTCTACCACTGGTTTCCCGACGACTATCCCCGCTGGCTGGCCCAGCGGGAAAGCGAAAACCAGCGGATTTCAGCTTGGCTTGAGTCAGGCATCGACCCTTTACCGGCTGCGGCGGCCGGCCGGCCGCTCCAGCCCGTGGCCTGTGAATTGTTCCAGAATTACCCCAATCCTTTCAATGCGATCACGCGAATCGTCTTTTCCGTTCCTGTTGACGGAACGTTTTCACTGAGGCTTTATACCATCGCCGGGCAGGAGGCAGCTGTGCTCTTTTCGGGGTTCAGGCAGGCTGGAACCTACAGCGCTGATCTGGACGGCAGGGGACTGGCCAGTGGCATCTATCTCTATCAGCTGCAGGCGCACGGGAACGCGTGGAGGGGAGGAGAACTGCGGTCGGTTGTCCGGAAACTGGCGTTGGTGAGATGA
- a CDS encoding transposase — protein sequence MLSGKLEEKYPKVAVWVDENMESCLTVLHIPVEHRRKMKSTNMLERFNEELRRRSRVVRIFPNPDSCLRLAAALCQETSEIWETGRRYLNFDEEQEASSSENDEKDTA from the coding sequence CTGCTCTCTGGGAAGCTGGAAGAAAAATATCCCAAGGTCGCCGTCTGGGTCGATGAAAACATGGAATCGTGTCTCACGGTCTTGCATATCCCTGTTGAACACAGACGAAAAATGAAATCAACCAACATGCTGGAGCGATTCAACGAGGAACTGCGACGGCGCAGCCGGGTTGTCCGCATTTTTCCTAACCCAGATTCCTGCTTGAGATTGGCTGCTGCGCTATGCCAGGAAACTTCGGAGATCTGGGAGACGGGTAGACGCTACCTCAATTTTGACGAAGAACAGGAAGCCAGCTCATCAGAAAACGATGAAAAGGATACCGCGTAA
- a CDS encoding beta-galactosidase: protein MHKPFLLGVNYWPRRKAMYWWSDFDAGEVREEFAVIREIGLEVVRLFLLWEDWQPAPDVVDPEALNHLEQVCDIAASLGLRLNVTFFTGHMSGPSWTPSWMLQPDKPMPPRIWQVVSGGRVVDCGYRNPFTDPAVLRAAELQLRTVVARFKDHSAIEVWNLGNEPDIFAWPADAAGGRAWTRRMATLIREIDPRHPVTCGLHVASLLVDNGLRVNDVFKEVDIPVMHGYPMYADWSNGPLDSDFVPFLCALTSALCGKATLMEEFGGCTAAPGQASFTDEWQRYGKPFRQFMASEEDLAAYIEAVLPKLVEVGARGAMIWCYADYIPGLYDRPPCDQARHERFFGLVRPDGSLKPHAEVIKRFAASRPAVQPARHRVELDLSPEEYYRDPRRHAVRLYRTFAGGC, encoded by the coding sequence ATGCACAAGCCCTTTTTGCTGGGCGTCAACTACTGGCCGCGGCGCAAGGCCATGTACTGGTGGTCGGATTTTGATGCCGGAGAGGTCCGTGAGGAATTCGCAGTCATCCGCGAGATCGGCCTGGAGGTGGTTCGCCTCTTTCTCCTGTGGGAGGATTGGCAGCCGGCTCCCGACGTGGTCGACCCGGAGGCCCTCAACCATCTCGAGCAGGTTTGCGACATCGCTGCCAGCCTTGGCCTGCGGCTCAATGTGACCTTTTTCACCGGCCACATGAGCGGTCCCTCTTGGACCCCTTCTTGGATGCTGCAGCCGGACAAGCCGATGCCGCCGCGCATCTGGCAGGTGGTCAGCGGTGGGCGCGTCGTCGACTGCGGCTATCGCAATCCCTTCACCGATCCGGCGGTCCTGCGTGCGGCTGAACTGCAGCTGCGCACGGTGGTCGCACGCTTCAAGGACCATTCTGCCATCGAAGTCTGGAACCTCGGCAACGAGCCGGATATCTTTGCCTGGCCGGCCGATGCCGCCGGGGGAAGAGCCTGGACCCGGCGAATGGCCACCCTCATTCGTGAGATCGATCCGCGCCATCCGGTCACCTGCGGGCTGCATGTCGCCAGCCTGCTGGTGGACAACGGACTGCGGGTGAACGATGTCTTCAAAGAGGTCGATATCCCGGTGATGCACGGCTATCCGATGTATGCGGACTGGTCCAACGGCCCGCTTGACAGCGATTTTGTCCCCTTTCTCTGCGCCCTGACGAGCGCGCTCTGCGGCAAAGCCACGCTGATGGAGGAGTTCGGCGGCTGCACCGCGGCGCCGGGCCAAGCCTCCTTCACCGACGAGTGGCAGCGCTATGGCAAGCCCTTCCGGCAGTTCATGGCCTCGGAGGAGGATCTCGCAGCCTATATCGAGGCGGTGCTTCCCAAACTTGTGGAGGTGGGGGCTCGTGGGGCGATGATCTGGTGCTACGCCGACTATATCCCCGGGTTGTATGACCGCCCACCCTGCGACCAGGCCCGGCATGAGCGCTTTTTCGGCCTGGTACGGCCGGACGGCTCGCTTAAACCGCACGCGGAGGTGATCAAGCGGTTTGCCGCCAGCCGCCCGGCCGTGCAGCCGGCGCGGCACCGGGTGGAACTGGATCTCTCTCCCGAGGAGTACTATCGCGATCCCCGCCGGCATGCGGTACGCCTGTACCGGACTTTTGCCGGCGGCTGCTGA
- a CDS encoding MGMT family protein has translation MERTFQSIRELVAKIPPGRVATYGQIARKLGIPGGARMVGWAMHGLPEGSEVPWHRVIGAGGHIRLPEFEGKAVQVMLLRQEGVEVDGRGCIDLERFQWVPE, from the coding sequence ATGGAGAGGACATTTCAAAGTATCCGGGAGCTGGTGGCGAAAATTCCGCCGGGCCGGGTGGCGACCTATGGGCAGATCGCGAGAAAACTGGGGATCCCGGGGGGTGCCCGCATGGTCGGCTGGGCGATGCATGGCTTGCCGGAGGGCAGTGAGGTGCCCTGGCATCGCGTGATCGGTGCCGGGGGGCATATCCGGCTGCCCGAGTTCGAGGGCAAGGCGGTGCAAGTGATGCTGCTGCGTCAGGAGGGTGTGGAAGTAGATGGGCGCGGCTGTATCGATCTGGAAAGATTTCAATGGGTGCCGGAATGA